GCGAGGGCGATTGCAAGCGTTGGGGGTAGTGTTCCCGCAAATAAGCGGGGAAGCGCCTCAGCACTCGTTGCATCCCATGCCGCAAAATCGAGGTTGGCCGACGGCGAGTGATGCGCGATCCCCGAGCCGTTCAGGAGCGCCCCTGCGATATTGCCGGCGCCGACGCTGAGGCGGTACGCGGCAGGCCCTGCCTGATCGAGCGTCGCTGTCTGGTCCGACCGCAAACCCATGAGGAAATGCGCGCTGACGGAAGTCATGTAGGGGCGACCGTCCAACGTGACGACAGAGAGGTCGTCACGGAGGAAGTCAAACTCCGGCCGGAACCGGTTGACGGGAAAGTACGCCTGGTGGTTCGCGTCGAGTAGCTCCCCGAAGTGACGGACTACTCCGGAGAGGTGCCGCTTGTTGTCAGCGAAGAACTTTCCGCTCATCCGCGCTGCTTTCGCTGCGTCTGCGTCCCAATCAGCCTGTAGGTCGATTCCGAGCGATCGTTTGAAGTGCGTCTGCGCTTCGTATGCAGCCATCACGCCGTACTGCAGCAGCCCGAGTTCCGCGGCGTTCGCGATGCCGTCGAGGCCGATCAGCGAGCAGGACACGTAATGCATGTCGCTGCGCGCGATGGCGAGAGCGATCGTCTCCGCTGGATCGAGCTCAGGCCACACGATGTCGCCGTTCACGCCCTGAGTTCTTCGTAGTCGATCGCGTTCAGTAGCGCCCGCAGCTCCGGTTCGTCGTCGAGCGTTAATGGTGTCAGGGTCTTGGCAGCTCCGGCTTGCTTGAGCTGCAGTTCGGTGGCCACGTCGTTGAGGATGCGGACGGACTCGGTGGTCTCCCACTGCACGCCTTCCAGTCGGTGCCGCTCGAATCGGGCGGCCACGAGCGCTTCCGGTCGACGGTTTCCGTACGCGTCGCGCTCCGGAGTCGTTGCAGCAACCATGCGGACGGTCCGCAGGCCCGGAGCGACAGCGAATGCCTCCCTGACTGTGACGAGGATGCATCCGGCGACCGCGGTGGCGTGCCATGCCGATGCTTCTTTTTTCGGCAGCGCTTTGATGGTGGGCCGGCCTGTTGGAGTGACGTCGGGTTTCTTTTGCGGCATGCCGGCGAGCGTCGGCACGATGACCAGCACGGATGCTTCGTCGCCGGAGACACCAAGTGGTGCTGCGGCGGCGTCGTTGTCTTCGAAAGCTGCCGCGAGAGCGCCGATGACTGTTCCCGGGTCGTTCGCGTTGAGCAGCGACCACTCCTGGTCGTGCTGGCGTTGTCGTTCCAGCTGCTGACGGGCGTTCTCACGTCGTCGGTGTTCCACTTCCTGCTGCGTGTCGAGGTTGGCCTGCGCAAGCGCAGCTCTCCGGCGAGCTCGAGCAAAGAAGCTGATGCCTTCGAGTTTCTCCTTCTGCTGCCGTTTCAACACGTCAGCTTCGTGCACCGGTGCTGGCGGCGGTTCCACGCGTCGCTGCGCCGGCTGGAAGGTCTCCCGATGGAGCCCCGCGATCCGCCGGTACACGTCCTCGAGTTCTTCGGCTGCTTCCGCGCGGCTTGATGCGACCACCGCCCTGGTGACTGCCCCGGATGAGCTCCGCCGTCCGACACCGAGACTGGTCGAATATGTCACTGGGCCGATACCTGAGGAGAAGCCGGTCGCTCCGCCGCCGACATGGACGCGTGCTGCACGCGGGCCGATACTCGTCCGCACGCCTCGGCTCGACACACGTACCCGGACACCGGGCGCCATCCGCACTGAGAACCCCATGGCGGCAGCTTAAGTTCGTGAGAGGTCGGCGGTGCTACCGCAGTTTTGGGATGCCGCTAGTGTCTCGGCCTCGGTTGCGAGCCGATTGCGTGTCCTCATGCGGCACTTCCGGGCGCTGCGCGAAGCGTCGCACTGATCCGGTCGATTCGCGCTTGTCGGACTGCTGCTTCGTCGACCCAGGACGGGTTGAAGAGCATCTGCACGAAACGCTCTTGGATTGCGGGGAACTGTCTCGGTTCTTCGGGCACGGTCAGCTGCGAGTCGAGTGCGATGATCGCGTCTCGAACGGCGCGCCCCTTCGTGGTGAGCGGTGCCATCAGCTTCGCGACCATCTGCCGGGACAGCGTGGTCTCTCGCCATGTGGCATAGTCGAGTCGCGCGAGGTCGTGGGCGACAAGAAAGTCGACGTAGCGGTCGAGGAACGCAAATTCATGAGCGCCGAAGCCGTACCCCGGCGGCTCCCAGGTCGCTGACTTGATGTCAAGAATTTGGTCGGTCACTTCTACCGATATCCAGATGCTCCGGGCGACGTCTGTCATTCCCTGCGCGAACATGTCGAGGAACGTCAGCCCTTGCGCCTCCATGTCTGGTTGCGCCATCGCCTGCAGGATCCAATCCACGTCGAAGCCTGCCGACGGGAGCGGTCCGGAGGTTGCGAGCGCGGCAAGGACGCCCTCGGGATCGAACGTGTTACGCCGAGAGATTTCAAGCGTGGTGTTCTCGTCGTGTACTCGGAGCGCTTCGCGGGCGTCCGTCCACAGCGTTTCCATGGTCTCCGGGTTGTGGAGAACGAGGATGACGGGAAGCGGGTAGCTCTCCCAATACTGGCGGTGTTTTGCTTCAGGCGTGAAGCGGACGGAGTCGGTCGTCGTGTTCGCGAAGCGGGACGCGCCGCTTTTCACCTGGACTGCAACTGTCCGTCCGGTAGCCTCCCCGTCAGGGGTTACGTACTCGATGTGACCATCGATACCAACGTCTCGGTGCAGCACTTCCCGCCAGATACAGCGCGCCTGATTGACGATGCCGGCGACCGTCAGAACGCCGGCCTGCTCGACAAAATCTGTGTCTTGTACCCGCGGAAGGGACGGTCTTCTTGCGGTGCTCATAGCGCGACGGTACGTGATAGCGCCGGTTCTCCATACGCGACGCGCACTCTGCGCTGCTACTGACTGCCGCGTGCGTTTACGATCGGCCTCCCGGTACCCAGTACCAGTCGGCGGGTGCGCTATTGAGATGTGTGAAGCCGTCACGTTCCAACGCTTCTCCGAGGTCAGCGATCCTGGCAGCGGCAGCGTCGGTCCACGCTGCGCCGGTTGCTTCGCGCAGGACACGGAGAAGTCTTGTCGGCCGGTTGCCGTGCTTCTTCCGCCAGATCGGTTCCGGCTGCTCGGCGCCGTCGGGCACGGCAATCGTCCAGCCCCACCCGGCGGGCGCGTCTCGCAGCCGCGTGAGGTTCGCTCGGTCGAGCTGCTCGGCGAGTTCAGCGAGCCACAGAGAGGACGGTCCGGTTGATGCCACGGCGTCGCCGCGCAGATCAGCAACGGATCGCGTCCCAAATCGGGTGCGGTGAGATTCGGTGATTGTGAAGAATCGGTCGGTCATGGTGGTCTCCAGTTTTGAGCGGTTGTGCACTGCAGGGGGTTTGTTGCCATCACTATGCGCGGACGACGTGACCGGCTGATGTCACTCGTTCTGGGGCGCTGAGCTGGACGTGAGCAGTCATCGAGACCTCGTAGCGTTAGCCGGTGACTTCTGGTTCGGAACGCGAAATCCTGTCGGCGGAGCAACTTGCCGACGTCCTCTCACACGCGACGGCGGAGCTCCGGACGGTGGGTTTTCCGAGCCGGCCGTTTGGATCGTCGACGCGCATGGAAGAAGCGCATCTCCTGCGAGCGTTGAGCGCCTTGGTTGCGGAACTGGGCGTGCACCTTCGCGCTCGTGAAGTTGTCTCGGAAGAGCAGGTGGAAGCGCTCCTGACGCGGACGCAGGAGCTCGCCGACGTGCTCGCCGGTCCGGACGTCGCGTGTCGGTGCCGTCATGCCGAGCCGGGCGATCACCGCTCGGACGGATGCAACTGGTCGCACCCTGCGTCCGGCGTCGGGTGCGACTGCGATCAGCGCACTGGAGCAGCTCCGATACCGACACGGGCTTGGCTTGACCGGCCGGAATCGATGCCGGACTTCTTGTGACCGAGCCTCGGCTGAGCCCAAGCCCCTGGGGAGCGTCCTGATGGTCAATTGGTGGAGTGTTGGCGTCGCAGCAGTCGGCGCGGCGGTCGCGCTGCTCACTGCGATCGCGCAAGCTCGTACGTATCGAGCTCAACGTCATCTCCGTGAATCCACGGAGGCTGCGGCCGTCCTCCGAGATTTGAAGGCAACGTCCCAAGACCACGACGCCGCGCTCGAGCAACGCCTTGCGGTCCTCGTGAGGTACCACGCTGCCGCGTACGCGTGGAAGCGTCACCTGAAGTTCATCGACCCGGTGAACGCCGTGTTCGAAGCGGTATTCGGCATCGGCATTATCGTCGCCGGTGCACGCATCGTCCTCGACCGTCCGACCTTGCACACCGCCGATGTGCTCTTCGGTCGGTACTTCGGTCTGGGGTTCGTCATCGCTGGCGCCATCTGCACCTGCTACGGCGTTGTTCGGCTGACGCAACTGCGACGGGAACGCCGGATCGTGAGCGCAGCTGGGCTCGATGCGCCCGACCCTCATGAGGCAGCCCAATTGCCGCAAGCAGCCAGCGGCCGGCGAATCAGGTGGCCGGAGGTACGGCAGTTCATCGCGGGTATCGGGCTCGCCGTTGCCGTGTGCTGCTGCGTTCTCGCCGTCGCCACCGCACCTATCCGGCACGAAGCTCTGGACACGGTCGCGCGCTTTGCTGCCGCCGTTCCTGCGCTGGGCGGCTTCGCGGCGCTGATTCTTTCGCGGGCGACTGGATGGACCTGGAGTGCCGCGGTCTTGGGTGCGGGCGCCGTGGTTCCTGTGATTCTCCCGGTGACTTGGTTCGGAATCTGCGTATCGGCGATCCTGGGTGCCGGCGCCGTTATCGCGCTGATCGGCGACGCGTGCGTGTCGATGCGCTCTGCAGAGGAGCTCGTCGAGCCAGCAACGGAGGATGTAAGTACCGGGACCGCGGGTTCGGATCGTGAAACGGAGCCTGACGACCGGAAGGTGGAGAACTCGTCAACCGAGTAGCGCGCCCTTCTCCGTGTGACGCGACTGAACCGCAGCTCTGTCGTGCGGTCTCGGTCCGAGTGCATGGAAGATTTGGCGACGCATCTCGCGGTGGTGCTGTGAGCGGAGCGTTCGACGGAAACGCTTCGCATCTCGTGACCTGGAAGGTGCCCCTGCCATCAATTGGAGTCAGTACACCGCTCATCCCCTTGAGCGAGCCTGATGCGTGGGCGGCGGGTGAGTACGCCGACCGCAGCTACCCGGTTCAACCGAGACCCAAAAAGCTACG
This is a stretch of genomic DNA from Curtobacterium sp. 458. It encodes these proteins:
- a CDS encoding DUF4365 domain-containing protein: MSTARRPSLPRVQDTDFVEQAGVLTVAGIVNQARCIWREVLHRDVGIDGHIEYVTPDGEATGRTVAVQVKSGASRFANTTTDSVRFTPEAKHRQYWESYPLPVILVLHNPETMETLWTDAREALRVHDENTTLEISRRNTFDPEGVLAALATSGPLPSAGFDVDWILQAMAQPDMEAQGLTFLDMFAQGMTDVARSIWISVEVTDQILDIKSATWEPPGYGFGAHEFAFLDRYVDFLVAHDLARLDYATWRETTLSRQMVAKLMAPLTTKGRAVRDAIIALDSQLTVPEEPRQFPAIQERFVQMLFNPSWVDEAAVRQARIDRISATLRAAPGSAA